Proteins found in one Synechococcus sp. LA31 genomic segment:
- a CDS encoding tyrosinase family protein: MRFRKLLREFSDAKSLESGSRQHVRYNAFTEEGAESIRLYEKAVGIMKANSAVDQADPYGWLYQAGIHGTFWNTMDQLTSLASERGFGTPEQIQFGDTVLNNCTHYAGLWNEVVRYSQEGSTDAIAGDITINFLPWHRLYLQSFESVVRQVLKESGEPGADNWALPYWDYTVKGQDGIPNQFLNPDSSLWEKSRSLRMAAGESLSDLLQPTATLALGADLVGTEPESIFDFQKLGREKAQDQTLFGAFSTYTEQDPHNNMHDAVGGIADYQWQRDVLWDYTTAYAQDDGVTLWGRNSSEPDNGLQAARQDPANAGVFGNNPTVGPGLIGFVPTAAREPLFWLHHAYIDKIWSEWNASENASYLFAENLNQSPWNYSFFTPGADGSPQLTTYSDWGDGSDRVIANVYNPDYSYDKLNNIAKRGSPNPVLALLDQPRYQPALDTTEIHKSVTDLAYQSIVLGPNQPIMARDVLRLRDLGISLTMELNYSVPMSAAQNIAVLVGDGDFLNTNRDQISGLWQTWEPGTPEGNGQAFTDPAWGSIYDKRGGAFAPTNLSNFAVGTVNLLPMSGGAPMEMSGHSSMDAHGMQGQLTVDLSDSIYRQSEFNLISPGSEVAIMLAASDPSSIENSKTHIHSATVSLHHSLQSEDGKKDPLTGSDFDAAAYFAEHPDLLYNAKALRNPERYYETKGKKLGHDRPKFNQRAKEVGRDYLAANPDLVEQLGTSPYKAIRHYLKHGLAEGRSLSGGIAMSSAHDGMHTRDSLHLAHECCSGDSLLPIA, encoded by the coding sequence ATGAGGTTTCGGAAGCTCCTTCGCGAATTCAGCGACGCAAAGAGTCTCGAGTCTGGATCGCGGCAGCACGTTCGCTACAACGCTTTCACTGAAGAGGGCGCGGAATCAATTCGCCTTTATGAGAAGGCGGTTGGGATCATGAAGGCAAACTCCGCTGTTGATCAAGCGGACCCCTACGGATGGTTATATCAGGCGGGTATTCATGGCACGTTCTGGAACACCATGGACCAATTAACCTCGTTGGCAAGCGAACGAGGATTTGGTACTCCAGAGCAGATTCAATTCGGCGATACTGTTCTCAACAACTGCACGCATTATGCTGGGTTGTGGAATGAAGTAGTGCGCTACAGCCAAGAAGGTTCAACAGACGCGATCGCTGGTGATATCACAATCAACTTCTTACCTTGGCATAGGCTTTATTTGCAGAGCTTTGAGTCTGTCGTGCGGCAGGTTCTCAAAGAGTCTGGAGAGCCTGGAGCTGACAACTGGGCTCTACCATATTGGGACTATACCGTTAAGGGGCAAGATGGGATCCCAAATCAGTTCCTGAATCCAGATTCGTCGTTGTGGGAGAAGAGCCGCAGTCTTCGAATGGCGGCTGGTGAATCATTGTCGGATCTGCTCCAGCCAACTGCAACTCTGGCTTTGGGTGCTGATTTGGTTGGCACTGAGCCTGAATCAATCTTTGATTTCCAGAAGCTTGGCCGGGAAAAAGCGCAAGATCAAACTCTTTTTGGTGCATTCTCGACCTATACAGAGCAGGATCCTCATAACAATATGCATGATGCTGTCGGAGGTATTGCTGATTATCAGTGGCAGCGTGATGTTCTTTGGGATTACACCACAGCGTATGCTCAGGACGATGGCGTTACTTTATGGGGCCGCAACTCATCAGAACCTGACAATGGTCTGCAGGCAGCAAGACAAGATCCTGCTAATGCAGGAGTGTTTGGTAATAATCCCACTGTAGGTCCTGGCCTCATCGGTTTCGTTCCAACAGCAGCCCGTGAGCCCCTGTTCTGGCTTCATCACGCTTATATCGATAAAATCTGGAGCGAGTGGAATGCGTCTGAGAACGCATCTTACCTATTCGCAGAGAATCTGAATCAGTCTCCCTGGAATTATTCATTCTTTACTCCCGGTGCCGATGGATCGCCGCAGTTAACCACCTATTCCGACTGGGGTGATGGCAGCGATCGGGTGATTGCCAATGTCTATAATCCCGATTATTCTTATGACAAGCTGAATAACATCGCCAAGAGAGGTAGCCCGAATCCTGTTCTTGCGCTGCTTGACCAACCTCGATACCAGCCCGCGCTGGACACGACAGAGATTCATAAAAGTGTGACAGATCTGGCTTATCAGTCGATTGTGCTTGGCCCGAACCAGCCGATCATGGCGAGAGATGTTCTGCGCCTGCGTGATTTAGGAATCAGTCTGACGATGGAACTCAATTACTCCGTTCCCATGAGCGCTGCTCAGAATATTGCCGTGCTCGTTGGTGATGGCGATTTCCTTAATACCAATCGGGATCAAATCAGTGGCCTATGGCAAACCTGGGAGCCTGGTACTCCCGAAGGTAATGGTCAGGCCTTCACTGACCCCGCATGGGGCAGCATCTATGACAAGCGTGGAGGAGCTTTTGCTCCCACGAATCTATCCAATTTTGCAGTTGGAACAGTGAATTTGCTGCCGATGTCTGGGGGGGCTCCCATGGAGATGTCGGGGCATTCATCGATGGATGCTCATGGTATGCAAGGGCAACTGACTGTTGATCTCAGTGATTCTATTTACCGCCAGTCTGAATTCAATCTAATTAGTCCCGGTTCTGAAGTTGCCATCATGTTGGCGGCATCTGATCCATCTTCGATCGAGAACAGTAAGACACACATTCACAGCGCAACAGTCTCGTTGCATCATTCTCTCCAGTCTGAAGATGGTAAGAAAGATCCATTGACAGGGTCAGACTTTGATGCTGCCGCATATTTTGCAGAGCATCCTGATCTTCTTTACAATGCCAAGGCCTTGCGTAACCCTGAGCGTTACTACGAGACCAAGGGGAAGAAGCTGGGCCATGATCGCCCCAAGTTCAACCAACGCGCGAAGGAAGTTGGCCGCGATTACCTGGCTGCCAATCCCGACCTTGTGGAGCAGCTTGGTACATCACCGTATAAGGCGATTCGTCATTACCTCAAGCATGGTTTAGCTGAAGGTAGAAGCCTCTCTGGCGGCATTGCTATGTCCAGTGCTCATGATGGAATGCATACTCGTGACTCATTGCATCTTGCTCATGAATGCTGCAGTGGTGATTCGCTGCTTCCCATCGCATAG
- a CDS encoding cupin domain-containing protein translates to MNLSALSQDFNRRDLKTIRRLARAKPVRTDLITGLFDRATDQYYDENPDAEPFAWVDPTTTVNGRSLPGKLLPFTKTVSVVDDVIDGRNVAVNLGTREAGTRVAIHVHEVGGSVAFIIGGKGKLKTWTEGLDDGLVSKGGFYYSPNNIPISAANLTNRGVRVLDILVTPVDVPQYTVLEPGWPG, encoded by the coding sequence ATGAATCTTTCGGCTCTTTCTCAAGACTTCAATCGTCGTGATTTAAAAACTATACGGCGCCTTGCTCGCGCAAAGCCCGTACGAACAGATTTGATTACTGGCCTGTTCGATCGCGCAACTGATCAGTATTACGACGAAAACCCCGATGCTGAACCCTTTGCATGGGTTGATCCAACGACAACGGTTAACGGGCGGTCATTGCCAGGCAAACTCCTCCCATTCACGAAGACCGTTTCCGTTGTTGACGACGTGATTGATGGTCGCAATGTTGCCGTCAATCTCGGGACCCGTGAGGCAGGAACGAGAGTGGCGATTCATGTTCACGAAGTTGGCGGGAGCGTTGCTTTCATCATTGGTGGCAAGGGCAAGCTGAAAACTTGGACGGAAGGTTTGGATGATGGTCTCGTCTCCAAAGGTGGTTTTTACTACTCCCCGAATAATATTCCCATCTCGGCCGCGAATCTCACGAATCGCGGAGTGCGCGTGCTTGACATCCTTGTCACGCCTGTTGATGTGCCTCAGTACACAGTGCTTGAGCCTGGCTGGCCTGGTTGA
- a CDS encoding cation transporter: MTHAPPGARQIERRSLQIGVAASLVMAVMGISVYALSGSEALLLDGLYSGVMAASSWIATRIGANVVRPPDRAYPYGYDGQEALYVLFRSLVLIGILSVALITAGTTIVNHLAGQAVAAVQLRPVAAYAGLMVVLCLALAWRHENDWRRSGRCSELLRTEARAARIDGLISGVAGAALLGAPLLESTPLRALVPVADSVLVLVLALVVLPEPLQQFWRALRQTAGAACDPALIARTRAAVQELLSGMSTWLLDLTVMKVGRTTFVVAYLNPAMPVDGPWLDRLRERIDQRCGELLGPVRTEVILTGQAPFTP, encoded by the coding sequence CGGTGATGGGGATCAGCGTCTACGCCCTATCGGGCTCAGAGGCTCTCCTGCTGGATGGGCTCTATTCCGGCGTCATGGCGGCCTCCAGCTGGATCGCCACTCGGATTGGCGCCAACGTGGTGCGTCCGCCCGATCGCGCCTACCCCTACGGCTACGACGGCCAGGAAGCGCTCTATGTCCTGTTCCGCTCCCTGGTGCTGATCGGGATCCTCAGCGTGGCCCTGATCACCGCCGGCACCACGATCGTGAACCACCTAGCCGGCCAGGCGGTGGCGGCCGTGCAGTTGCGCCCCGTCGCCGCCTACGCAGGCTTGATGGTGGTGCTCTGCCTGGCCCTGGCCTGGCGCCATGAAAACGACTGGCGTCGCAGCGGCCGCTGCAGCGAACTGTTGCGCACCGAAGCCCGTGCCGCCCGCATCGATGGCCTGATCAGCGGCGTGGCTGGGGCGGCGCTGCTCGGCGCACCCCTGTTGGAATCCACACCCCTGCGGGCCCTGGTGCCGGTGGCGGATTCGGTGTTGGTGTTGGTCCTGGCCCTGGTGGTGCTGCCCGAGCCGTTGCAGCAGTTCTGGCGGGCCCTGCGGCAGACGGCAGGAGCCGCCTGCGACCCCGCCCTGATCGCGCGCACCCGAGCGGCGGTGCAGGAGCTACTGAGCGGCATGTCCACCTGGCTGCTCGATCTCACCGTGATGAAAGTGGGGCGCACCACCTTTGTGGTGGCCTACCTCAACCCCGCCATGCCAGTGGATGGCCCCTGGCTCGATCGCCTGCGCGAGCGCATCGATCAGCGCTGCGGCGAGCTGCTGGGCCCCGTGCGCACCGAGGTGATCCTCACGGGGCAGGCGCCATTCACCCCCTGA
- a CDS encoding FAD-binding protein, giving the protein MIVIGSGIGGLVTASQLAAKGAKTPVLTRTLANAEQNSVTVPDP; this is encoded by the coding sequence GTGATCGTGATCGGCTCCGGCATCGGCGGCCTGGTCACCGCCTCGCAGCTGGCTGCCAAGGGGGCGAAAACCCCGGTGCTCACCCGCACCCTGGCCAATGCGGAGCAGAACTCCGTCACGGTGCCTGATCCGTAA
- a CDS encoding cupin domain-containing protein, which produces MDHFNDISDLSKKNQRTIKRLWKQKPVFVDAITGLHDAIEGRFYREHPDFVSPGWSKPTYEVNGLVPEGKLGTYANPKELLLESFGDQEIHVEKGTRVKGTRTGIHVHESGGITFVMRGKGSITDAIQGEPNSRFSKGEFYYMPANTPMAAANLTDYNVTLMDLFITPLGSPTMTVIEPGYPGYSST; this is translated from the coding sequence ATGGATCATTTCAACGACATCAGCGATCTCAGCAAGAAAAACCAGCGAACGATCAAACGTCTTTGGAAGCAAAAGCCAGTTTTCGTGGATGCCATCACTGGTTTGCATGACGCTATCGAGGGTCGCTTTTATCGCGAACACCCTGATTTCGTCTCTCCAGGCTGGTCAAAGCCAACTTATGAGGTTAACGGTCTTGTGCCGGAGGGTAAACTTGGTACGTATGCCAATCCAAAAGAGCTCCTTCTAGAATCCTTCGGTGATCAAGAGATTCATGTTGAGAAAGGAACTCGTGTGAAGGGTACGCGCACAGGTATTCATGTGCATGAGAGTGGTGGAATTACCTTTGTGATGCGAGGTAAGGGAAGCATTACTGATGCCATTCAGGGTGAACCGAATTCGCGCTTTTCAAAAGGCGAGTTTTACTACATGCCTGCCAATACCCCAATGGCGGCTGCGAACCTTACGGACTACAACGTAACGCTGATGGATCTCTTCATCACTCCCTTGGGCAGTCCCACGATGACAGTGATCGAGCCTGGCTATCCTGGTTACTCGTCGACCTGA